In Holophagales bacterium, one DNA window encodes the following:
- a CDS encoding isoprenylcysteine carboxylmethyltransferase family protein yields MTGTPTRLQVPLHPALLALLALATGLFGRWLVPGSLGLGTLGSQIAGGTCFLLAVVIGGWAFHALHAAGTPPDFGEEVVALAVVGPYRWSRNPLYVALSLTLAGTACLLDSVAVALAVPALVVALDRMVIQREERFLAQRFGSVYVAYAGAVRRWL; encoded by the coding sequence ATGACCGGGACGCCGACGCGGCTGCAGGTCCCGCTACATCCCGCACTGCTGGCCCTGCTCGCGCTGGCGACGGGGCTCTTCGGACGTTGGCTCGTTCCCGGCTCGCTCGGGCTCGGCACGCTCGGTTCGCAGATCGCCGGGGGGACCTGCTTCCTGCTCGCGGTGGTGATCGGCGGCTGGGCCTTCCACGCCTTGCATGCGGCAGGGACGCCTCCCGACTTCGGCGAGGAGGTGGTCGCGCTTGCCGTCGTTGGGCCGTACCGCTGGTCGCGCAACCCCCTCTACGTCGCCCTTTCGCTCACCCTGGCGGGCACGGCCTGCCTGCTCGACAGCGTCGCCGTGGCGCTCGCGGTGCCGGCGCTCGTCGTCGCGCTCGATCGAATGGTCATCCAACGCGAGGAGCGATTCCTCGCCCAGCGGTTCGGCTCGGTCTACGTCGCCTACGCGGGAGCGGTGCGACGCTGGCTTTGA
- a CDS encoding DUF1684 domain-containing protein, with product MPLFLRRVLPFVLALALLLSHLLFSPLGRAAAATASASDWQQALGTWRSERFERLTAPDGWLTLVGLFWLQEGSNRLGASPGNEMKLPAGPLFVGTVELSGGTTRTATFVAAPGVEVRVRGGGKVTRLPLAADTSGKPTVLEHGTLSWFLIERGGRLALRVKDRDATTRKEFTGLDYFPAGPDWRIAATLEPAAAGETIMVPNVLGNLEATPTAGKLVFTIGERELRLATILEPGSDSLFVVFGDATNGKETYGGGRFLDVDKPGADGRTTIDFNRAYNPPCAFTPFATCPLPPKGNRLEVRVEAGEKKYGKGHS from the coding sequence ATGCCCCTGTTCCTCCGTCGTGTGTTGCCGTTCGTCCTGGCGCTTGCCCTCCTGCTCAGCCATCTCCTGTTCTCCCCGCTCGGCCGCGCCGCGGCAGCGACCGCCTCGGCCAGCGACTGGCAGCAGGCGCTCGGCACCTGGCGCAGCGAACGCTTCGAACGCCTCACCGCGCCGGACGGTTGGCTGACGCTCGTCGGCCTTTTCTGGCTGCAGGAGGGGAGCAACCGCCTCGGCGCGAGCCCCGGCAACGAGATGAAGCTGCCGGCCGGACCGCTGTTCGTCGGTACGGTCGAGCTCTCCGGCGGCACGACGCGAACGGCGACCTTCGTCGCCGCACCGGGCGTCGAGGTGCGAGTCCGCGGCGGCGGGAAGGTGACGCGACTCCCCTTGGCCGCCGATACCAGCGGCAAGCCGACGGTGCTCGAGCACGGCACGCTCTCGTGGTTCCTCATCGAGCGCGGCGGTCGACTGGCGCTGCGCGTCAAGGACCGCGACGCGACGACGCGCAAGGAGTTCACCGGGCTCGACTACTTCCCGGCCGGACCCGACTGGCGGATCGCCGCCACGCTCGAACCGGCCGCGGCGGGCGAGACGATCATGGTTCCCAACGTCCTCGGCAACCTCGAGGCGACACCGACGGCGGGCAAGCTGGTCTTCACGATCGGCGAGCGCGAGCTGCGGCTCGCGACCATTCTCGAACCGGGTAGCGACTCGCTCTTCGTCGTGTTCGGCGACGCGACGAACGGCAAGGAGACGTACGGCGGCGGACGCTTCCTCGACGTCGACAAGCCCGGCGCCGACGGCCGCACGACGATCGACTTCAACCGCGCCTACAACCCGCCCTGCGCCTTCACGCCGTTCGCCACCTGCCCGCTGCCGCCGAAGGGCAACCGGTTGGAGGTGCGCGTCGAGGCCGGCGAGAAGAAGTACGGCAAGGGCCATTCGTGA
- a CDS encoding M23 family metallopeptidase, protein MSTSDSVRIRRPGRGRLVIILLLVVVAALLAVTAFVAGPPPKIEIVSTLPAIGQRTPIEVHLTEPSRGLAGFRVEVGQGQNFTRLVEETMNPAPFLAFWAARTTERTVRIEVGKATVPTLVGGEAVVRVVAERAPALLLRPTPVVAEITLPVRLSPPRLEVLSTQTYVVQGGSEAVVYRVGESSVRDGVRAGNWFFAGHPLPGGGPHDRFALFSAPWDVADGAGLQLVASDDVGNEAKTSFVDRFTARPARPQTLVLSDRFLTKVVGEILAETPNLTDQGDLVKNYLAINGDLRRRNGEELRELASGSQASFLWREPFFPFPGSQVMASFADHRSYLYQDRVIDQQDHLGFDLASVSRAGIPAANDGVVVLARFLGIYGNTVVIDHGYGLMSLYSHLSSIGVRPGQTVRRGEEIGKTGATGMAGGDHLHFSFLLDGLPVNPAEWWDPHWIRDRIGRKLGPALPFKG, encoded by the coding sequence ATGTCGACCTCCGATTCCGTTCGCATCCGCCGCCCCGGCCGGGGCCGGCTCGTCATCATCCTGCTGCTCGTCGTCGTCGCGGCGCTGCTCGCCGTCACGGCTTTCGTCGCCGGTCCGCCGCCGAAGATCGAGATCGTCTCGACCCTGCCGGCGATCGGCCAACGCACTCCGATCGAGGTGCACCTCACCGAGCCGTCGCGCGGCCTTGCCGGGTTCCGCGTCGAGGTCGGCCAGGGGCAGAACTTCACGCGTCTCGTCGAAGAGACGATGAACCCCGCCCCCTTCCTCGCCTTCTGGGCCGCCCGCACCACCGAGCGCACCGTGCGCATCGAGGTGGGCAAGGCGACCGTGCCGACGCTCGTCGGCGGCGAAGCGGTGGTGCGGGTCGTCGCCGAGCGCGCGCCGGCGCTGCTGCTGCGTCCGACGCCAGTGGTCGCCGAGATCACCCTGCCGGTGCGCCTCAGCCCACCGCGTCTCGAAGTGCTCTCCACCCAGACCTATGTCGTCCAGGGCGGTTCGGAGGCCGTCGTCTACCGCGTCGGCGAGAGCTCGGTGCGCGACGGGGTGCGAGCCGGCAACTGGTTCTTCGCCGGCCACCCGCTGCCCGGCGGCGGCCCCCACGACCGCTTCGCCCTCTTCTCGGCGCCCTGGGACGTCGCCGACGGCGCGGGCTTGCAACTCGTCGCCAGCGACGACGTCGGCAACGAGGCGAAGACGAGCTTCGTCGATCGCTTCACCGCCCGTCCGGCTCGGCCGCAGACGCTCGTCCTCTCGGATCGCTTCCTCACCAAGGTCGTCGGCGAGATCCTCGCCGAGACGCCGAACCTCACCGACCAGGGCGACCTGGTCAAGAACTACCTGGCGATCAACGGCGATCTGCGCCGTCGCAACGGCGAGGAGCTGCGCGAGCTCGCCTCCGGCTCGCAGGCGAGCTTTCTCTGGCGCGAACCGTTCTTCCCGTTCCCCGGCAGCCAGGTCATGGCCTCGTTCGCCGACCACCGCAGCTATCTCTACCAGGACCGGGTCATCGACCAGCAGGACCACCTCGGCTTCGATCTCGCCTCGGTGTCGCGCGCCGGCATTCCGGCGGCCAACGACGGCGTGGTGGTGCTGGCGCGCTTCCTCGGCATCTACGGCAACACCGTGGTGATCGACCACGGCTACGGCCTGATGAGCCTGTACTCGCACCTCTCGTCGATCGGCGTGCGCCCCGGCCAGACAGTGCGGCGCGGCGAAGAGATCGGCAAGACCGGCGCCACCGGCATGGCCGGCGGCGACCACCTCCATTTCTCGTTCCTGCTCGACGGGCTGCCGGTGAATCCCGCCGAGTGGTGGGACCCCCACTGGATCCGCGATCGCATCGGCCGCAAGCTGGGGCCGGCGCTGCCGTTCAAGGGCTGA
- a CDS encoding MBL fold metallo-hydrolase: protein MTIAPSLYEEVLAAAAGRPLAPPRAARDSAAVVLWRRDAGGEVEVYWQRRGRTLPFMGGWYAFPGGGLERSDASLPVAGTPLGTDETTCTAHEPRGLDGRASRPTSPDLVPGLAAAALRELFEETGVLLTRSDESRALALPPDGAPLAERLATAVSALDAARLRFAGRWLTPPLGPVRFDNRFFLVAWAPADGEPSWFAPESEAGEWIRPATALARWRRAEVLAAPPVLHLLRVLADEGPDGDGRRLLDTAEADLGPLRRIEFVPGAIVFPLRAATLPPASHTNTFLLGFGDCALVDPGSPFDEENDRLLAALAAAERELGRRVTAIWLTHHHPDHVAGVARLREALGVPVLSHPATAERLATRGLAVDGTFDGGTTIVLAGEPPLAVELLHTPGHARGHLAFRLVATGAVVAGDLLSGLGTVVIDPPEGDMDEYLDSLARVEALAPTLLLPSHGAPLAGGAAHLAELRRHRLERERQVLAAWDGGLREVEALVPVVYPDVAPMLHPLTGRQVRAHLERLARRGTIEHPHRAGEG from the coding sequence GTGACGATCGCCCCCTCGCTCTACGAGGAGGTGCTCGCCGCCGCGGCCGGACGACCGCTCGCTCCACCTCGCGCCGCGCGCGATTCGGCGGCGGTCGTCCTCTGGCGGCGCGACGCCGGCGGCGAGGTCGAGGTCTACTGGCAACGGCGCGGGCGGACACTGCCGTTCATGGGGGGCTGGTACGCCTTCCCCGGCGGCGGGCTCGAGCGGAGCGACGCGAGCCTGCCCGTCGCCGGTACGCCGCTCGGTACCGACGAGACGACCTGCACCGCCCACGAGCCACGCGGGCTCGACGGTCGGGCCTCCCGGCCGACTTCGCCCGATCTCGTCCCCGGGCTCGCTGCGGCGGCGCTGCGTGAGCTCTTCGAAGAGACGGGCGTCCTGCTCACCCGCTCGGACGAGAGCCGTGCCCTCGCGCTTCCGCCCGACGGCGCTCCGCTCGCCGAACGTCTCGCGACCGCCGTTTCGGCGCTCGACGCGGCACGCCTCCGCTTCGCCGGCCGCTGGCTCACGCCCCCTCTCGGACCGGTGCGTTTCGACAACCGCTTCTTTCTCGTCGCCTGGGCTCCGGCCGACGGCGAGCCCTCCTGGTTCGCGCCGGAGAGCGAGGCGGGCGAGTGGATCCGTCCCGCGACGGCACTCGCCCGCTGGCGGCGAGCCGAGGTGCTCGCCGCGCCACCGGTGCTCCACCTGCTGCGCGTGCTCGCCGACGAGGGGCCCGACGGCGACGGACGCCGCCTGCTCGACACGGCGGAGGCCGACCTCGGACCACTGCGGCGGATCGAGTTCGTGCCCGGGGCGATCGTCTTCCCGCTGCGCGCCGCGACCCTGCCCCCCGCGTCGCACACCAACACCTTCTTGCTCGGCTTCGGCGACTGCGCCCTCGTCGATCCCGGGTCGCCGTTCGACGAGGAGAACGATCGCCTTCTCGCCGCGCTCGCCGCGGCGGAGCGCGAGCTCGGACGGCGGGTCACGGCGATCTGGCTGACGCACCATCACCCCGACCACGTCGCGGGCGTCGCCCGATTGCGCGAAGCCCTCGGCGTCCCGGTGCTTTCGCACCCGGCCACCGCCGAGCGGCTCGCGACGCGCGGCCTCGCGGTCGACGGCACGTTCGACGGCGGCACGACGATCGTCCTCGCCGGCGAGCCGCCGCTCGCCGTCGAGCTCCTGCACACGCCGGGGCACGCGCGCGGGCATCTGGCCTTCCGCCTCGTCGCCACCGGCGCGGTGGTGGCGGGCGATCTGCTCTCGGGTCTCGGCACGGTGGTGATCGACCCGCCCGAGGGCGACATGGACGAGTACCTCGACTCGCTCGCGCGCGTCGAGGCGCTGGCGCCGACGCTTCTCCTGCCGTCGCACGGCGCGCCGCTCGCCGGCGGTGCCGCGCACCTTGCCGAGCTGCGTCGCCACCGTCTGGAGCGCGAACGCCAGGTGCTGGCGGCGTGGGACGGCGGCCTGCGGGAAGTCGAGGCGCTCGTGCCGGTCGTCTACCCGGACGTCGCGCCGATGCTCCATCCCCTCACCGGCCGGCAGGTGCGCGCCCACCTCGAACGCCTCGCCCGGCGCGGCACGATCGAACACCCACACCGCGCCGGCGAAGGCTGA